The Starkeya sp. ORNL1 DNA window GCCGAGTACATGCAGTCCTATGGGGTGTCGGGCGACCTGCTGCCGCTCGTCATTCTCACTGAATTCGGCGGCGGATTGCTGGTGGCGTCCGGACTGTGGACCCGCTGGGCGGCGCTTGCGCTTGCCGGCTTCTGCTGCCTCACCGCACTGTTCTTCCACGCCAATTACGCCGATCCCGACCAGTTCATCCAGTTCCAGAAGAATGTCGCCATCGCCGGCGGCTTCCTCATGCTGGTGGCGTTCGGTCCCGGCTACTGGTCGCTCGACGGCCTGTGGGCGCGGCGCGAGGCTGCCGGCGCGGCTGCGCGCGAACCGGACATGGTGTAGAACGGCCATGGTTGAGCGCGGCGCGGGACAGGATGCCGGACAGTTCGAAGCGGTTCTCGGGTGGCATCAGGCTCCAGCCTATGGAAGTCGCTCACCTGGCCTGACCCTGGGCCAGAAGACCCCGGGTCACCGTGATCTGTGCGTCATGGCTGCGACGGGACACGAACAGGTGCGAGCCGGCCTGGCGGATCAACTCGTCCGCCTGTGGCGCTATGCTCTCGTGCTGTCCGGGCGTCGCGACGTGGCCGAGGATCTGGTGCAGGCGACGTGCCTCAGGGCACTGGAGCGCGCCCACCAGTTCGAGGCGGGATCGCGGCTCGATTTGTGGCTGATCTCCATCCTGCACAGCGTCTGGCTCAATGAGGTGCGCGCGCGCCGCATCCGGCAGGGCGAAGGGGTGGTCGAGGCCGGACAGGTGCTCAGCACCGACGGTGCCGGCGCGATGGAGGCGCATCTGCTCGCGGGACAGGTGCTGCGCGAGGTGGCGACATTGCCGGAGGGCCAGCGCATGGCGGTCTTCCTCGTCTATGGCGAGGGCATGAGCTATCGCGAGGCAGCGGACATACTTGCCGTTCCCATCGGCACGGTGATGAGCCGCCTGGCGGCGGCGCGGCTGGCGCTCGGCCACCGCATGGGAGGCATCAACGGCGAAGGACGCTCAAAGGCGGCGCACAGATGACAGACGACGACATCCATCCGTTCGACGCCACGCTGGTGGCCTTGCTCGACGGCATGCTGCCGCCGGACGAGGCCGAACGGGCGAGGCGGCGGATCGCCGCCGATCCCGTGCTCGCCGCCCGGCTGGACCAGCTCGCCGCCGGCGGCGGGCGGGCGCGCGATGCCTTCTCCGCCTTGCCACAGCCCCCGCCCGAGCTCGGCGCCTGGCTTGCAAGGCAGATAGCCGATGTCCCGAAAGTTCAGCCCATCCGCCGGCGCCCGGCATGGTTTGGCCTCCCAGCCCTGCGGATCGCCGCGGCGCTCGCCGCCATGCTGGCGGCCGGTATCTCCATCGGCTATTTCGCGGGCCGGATCGCTGGCCCGGAGAGCGTCGAGGAAGAAGAGCTGGCGGGGACTCCGGAGGAATGGCGCGAGGCTGTCGCGCGCTATCTCACCCTCTATACCGCCGATACGCTCGCCGGCCTGCCGGACGATACTGCGCTTCGGGACAGGCAATTGGCGGTGCTGACGAGCCATCTCGGCATTCCGCTTTCCGCGTCTAATGTCGCGGTGCCGGACCTGACCTTCAAACGCGCGCAGATCTTCGATTATGAGGGCAAGCCGCTCGGCCAGATCGCCTATGCCGACGCGCGAGGCGAGCCGGTGGCGCTCTGCATCCTGAAGCAGAAGCTGCCGGACGAGGGCCTCACGACCGAGGAGCGCCACGGCATCAACATCGTCTATTGGTCGAAGGCCGGGCGCGGCTATCTGCTCGCCGGCCGCCTGCCGCGCGAGCAACTGGAGACGATGGCGGTGGACGTCGCCCGGCGCCTGGCGGGCTAGAGCATTTCCCGATCAGATGGAATCATCTGATCGAAGAGGAATTGCTCCAGCTTATTGAATCGAGAGCACTCATCTGTCGTTCGGATGTTTCCATCCGAACGGAAAGGGCTCTAGAGCCCTTTTGTTACGCCGCGCTCCTCTCCTTCCGGCCCATGCGGGTGGAGACGAGCACGATGGCGAGGCACAGGATCGCCAGCAGCGTGAACAGCGCATTGACCACGGGGGTGAAGCCGAAACGCATCTGGTTGAACACCCAGATCGGCAAGGTCTGCTCCGATCCCGTCAGGAACAGCGTCACCATCACGTCGTCGGCCGACAGTGTCAGGCCGAGCAGCGCGCCGCCGATGATGGCGCTTCGGATCAGCGGCAGCAGGACATGAATGAGGCTGCGCCATTTGTCGGCGCCGAGGTCGAGCGAGGCTTCCATCAGCGAGGGGTCGAGCTGGCGCAGGCGTGCCAGCACCAGCATCATCGTCACCGGCATGACAAAGCTCGACTGCCCGATGATGGTCCTCATGAGGCCGGATGGGACAGAGGCCAGCTCGGTGCCGAGCACCATGACGATGCCGAGCACGACGCCGGGCGTCGCCAACGGCAAGGCGAGCGCGAACTCGCAGAAGCGCGCGCCCTTCACCCGGCCATAGTGCAGCAGCAGCGCGAAGCTGGTGCCGATCAGCGTGGAGAACATCACCACGCACAGCCCGACGACGAGCGAGCGGCGGGCGGCGGCGAGCAGGCTCGTATTGCTGACGAGGTCCTGATACCAGCGCAGGCTGAATTCCGCGATCGGGAAGGCCTGCAGTTCCGAGGCGCCGAACGAGAAGATCATCATCAGGATCAGCGGTGCATAGAGAAAGCCGATGGCGGCAAGCGATCCGACGATGCCGCCGACGCGCCCGATCCGGGCGGCCGCTCCGGCATGCGCGGGCGCGGCCTTCACCCCCTCGTCGCCTTGCAGGATGCCGCGCGTGGGGCACAGCCACAGCACCAGGCCGACGATCGCGCCCACGCTGAGGATCAGCACGATGGCGAGGGCGGAGCCATAAGGCCAGTTGTTCGCCATGCCGAACTGCGACGAGATCACCACGCCGATGGTGGTGCCGTCGATGCCGCCGACCATGGATGGCGTCACGTAGTCCCCGACGGTGACCAGGAAGGCCAGCGAGAAGCCGATGGCGAGGCCGCGCCGCGTGAGCGGCCAGACCACGTGCAGGAAGGTCTGGAATGCGGAGGCGCCGGCATCCTGCGAGGCCTCGAACAGCGCCTGCGGGATCTTCTCGAACGCGGTCAGGCAGGAGATGAAGATGAAGGGTATGGAAATATAGGCGAAGACGAGGATGACCGAGGCCGGCGTATAGAGAAAGGCTTCGGACGGCTTGTCGAGAATGCCGCTCGTCACCAGGAACGAGTTGAGCAAGCCGGACTGGCCGAGGATCAGCCGCCAGGCGAAGACCCGCATCAACAGGCTGATCCAGAGCGGGATGATGATGAGGACGACGAAGATCGCCTTGTTCCGCCGCACCACACGGGCGACATAATAGGCGAGCGGATAGGCGACCAGCGCGCCCACGACGCAGGCGAGGAAGCTAAGCCGCAACGTCCGCGCCAGCAAAGCCCAGAAGCCCGACGAATTATACAGGCGCGTATAGTTCACCAGTGAGGGCTCCAGCACCAGGAAGCCCTGCGAGGTCTTCAGGAAGCTGGTTCCGATCAGCAGCGCATTCGGCACCAGCACGATGAGAAGCAGCCAGACATAGATCGGCACGCCGCGCAGCCGGTCGAACACTGACCGGCTGTTCCGCTTCGCCATGCCGAGATCCATCACGCCATCCGCGACTGCATCAGTCATTGAAAACCCGCGCATTGGTGAGATCGAGACGCAGGCGCACAGGCTGGCCGGCACGGAAGCCGCCCTCGCGCGCGGCCGGCACGCTGGCGATGACGTTGAGGCCGCCGACCCGCACATTGACCTCGAAATTGGTGCCGAGGAACAGCACGTCCTCGACGGTGCCGGTGAGCCCGCCGGGCTCCTTCGCCTCGGCTTCCGGCACGATAGTCACCGCCTCGAAGCGCAAGGCGAGGCGCGCCGGGCCCTGTTTCGGCCCGACCAGATCCGGGAAGCTCTCGCCGGCGATGTTCGCGACCAGCCTGCCGTCGGCCGGTTCGAACAGGATCGGCATCAGGTTGGAGCGGCCGACGAACTGCGCCACGAATTCGGAGGTCGGCGCGAAATAGAGATCCTGCGCGGTGCCGAGCTGGGCGATGCGTCCGTCCCGCATGACCGCGATGCGGTTCGACATCGACAGCGCCTCGCCCTGGTCGTGGGTGACATAGATGAAGGCGATTCCGAGCTCCTTCTGCAGCGACACCAGCGTGTGCTGCATCTGCTGGCGCAGTTTCAGATCCAGCGCGCCGAGCGGCTCGTCCAGCAGCAGGATCTTCGGGCGGCAG harbors:
- a CDS encoding ABC transporter permease subunit: MAKRNSRSVFDRLRGVPIYVWLLLIVLVPNALLIGTSFLKTSQGFLVLEPSLVNYTRLYNSSGFWALLARTLRLSFLACVVGALVAYPLAYYVARVVRRNKAIFVVLIIIPLWISLLMRVFAWRLILGQSGLLNSFLVTSGILDKPSEAFLYTPASVILVFAYISIPFIFISCLTAFEKIPQALFEASQDAGASAFQTFLHVVWPLTRRGLAIGFSLAFLVTVGDYVTPSMVGGIDGTTIGVVISSQFGMANNWPYGSALAIVLILSVGAIVGLVLWLCPTRGILQGDEGVKAAPAHAGAAARIGRVGGIVGSLAAIGFLYAPLILMMIFSFGASELQAFPIAEFSLRWYQDLVSNTSLLAAARRSLVVGLCVVMFSTLIGTSFALLLHYGRVKGARFCEFALALPLATPGVVLGIVMVLGTELASVPSGLMRTIIGQSSFVMPVTMMLVLARLRQLDPSLMEASLDLGADKWRSLIHVLLPLIRSAIIGGALLGLTLSADDVMVTLFLTGSEQTLPIWVFNQMRFGFTPVVNALFTLLAILCLAIVLVSTRMGRKERSAA
- a CDS encoding ABC transporter ATP-binding protein → MSNDNPASILAVESVNKTYPGGTKPALDRVSFRVAPGEFFSILGPSGSGKTTILRMIAGFETPDRGRILMDGADITEVPPNRRDVRTVFQSYALFPHLTVQDNVEYSLRMQGEAKAERRRKAGEALEMVDMLPYTSRLPHQLSGGQRQRVALARAIVCRPKILLLDEPLGALDLKLRQQMQHTLVSLQKELGIAFIYVTHDQGEALSMSNRIAVMRDGRIAQLGTAQDLYFAPTSEFVAQFVGRSNLMPILFEPADGRLVANIAGESFPDLVGPKQGPARLALRFEAVTIVPEAEAKEPGGLTGTVEDVLFLGTNFEVNVRVGGLNVIASVPAAREGGFRAGQPVRLRLDLTNARVFND
- a CDS encoding RNA polymerase sigma factor, which gives rise to MAATGHEQVRAGLADQLVRLWRYALVLSGRRDVAEDLVQATCLRALERAHQFEAGSRLDLWLISILHSVWLNEVRARRIRQGEGVVEAGQVLSTDGAGAMEAHLLAGQVLREVATLPEGQRMAVFLVYGEGMSYREAADILAVPIGTVMSRLAAARLALGHRMGGINGEGRSKAAHR
- a CDS encoding DoxX family protein, whose protein sequence is MAFRDPLALLARLLLAWIFIAEGLAKIRDYAGTAEYMQSYGVSGDLLPLVILTEFGGGLLVASGLWTRWAALALAGFCCLTALFFHANYADPDQFIQFQKNVAIAGGFLMLVAFGPGYWSLDGLWARREAAGAAAREPDMV